The following is a genomic window from Candidatus Omnitrophota bacterium.
AAAAATTAGATTTAAAACCATGCTTACCTCCTTTTAATTTTGCAGCAGCCACCTTCAATCCTTATTGCCTTAACATTGACCAAAGCATCAGCAATTTTTTTATGTGCTGAGGTTATAATCCTTGAGAAAGTAGGCCGGGAAATCTTCATTCTTTTGGCCGCATCAACCTGTTTTAATCCCTCAAGGCATGCAAGCCGAACTGCCTCAAATTCATCAAGTGTC
Proteins encoded in this region:
- a CDS encoding DUF134 domain-containing protein, with amino-acid sequence MRPKRIRWIKYGPTERCFKPLCKPLSKLENVYLTLDEFEAVRLACLEGLKQVDAAKRMKISRPTFSRIITSAHKKIADALVNVKAIRIEGGCCKIKRR